TGCAGTCACAATCAACGGAAAAATTGAAAAAAGCGGCGCCACTAAAGTTAGCCCAGAAGATGAAATTTATTTTGCCGGCGAAAAATTAACTTGGCTTGAACGCGGACAATATTTTATGTTGTATAAACCAGAGGGCTATGTCTGTAGCCATGATGATGGCGATTACCCAACTATCTATCAATTTTTCGATTATCCTATCGCTGCCAAACTACATTGCGCCGGCAGATTGGATGTGGATACGACCGGGCTGGTTTTACTTACCGACGACGGACAATGGTCACACCGCGTAACTTCGCCCAAACACCATTGCGAAAAAACCTATCTCGTCACTCTTGCCGATCCGGTAGAAACTTTCTATCAAGCGGAAATCGAAAAAGGCATTTTATTGCGTGGCGAAAAAACGCCAACTAAACCGGCGATACTTGAAATCTTAGATGATTACAACGTGAATTTAACTATCAGCGAAGGACGTTATCATCAAGTCAAACGAATGTTTGCCGCCCTAGGCAACAAAGTGGTCGGTTTGCACCGTTGGAAAATTGGCGCCATCATGCTAGATGACAATTTATCGGAAGGCGAGTTTCGCCCATTAAGTGAAGCAGAAATTGCTGTATTTAATCAAGGATCAAGATCGTGAATCAAACAACCAAAGCCAGCTTTATTTTTATTCTCACTTTAGGCATTTTATCTATGTTGCCGCCATTGAGTGTGGATATGTATTTACCGGCATTTTTGAAAATCGCCCAAGATCTCAACATTACGCCGGAACAAGTACAACATACGCTTACATTTTTTGCCTATGGTATGGCGACGGGGCAATTATTTTGGGGTCCCTTCGGCGACAGTTTCGGCAGAAAACCCATTATTTTGTTCGGTGTTTCCGTCGCCGCTATTGCCGCGTTTTTACTCACGGATATTGAAACTATCGGAAATTTTACCACTCTTCGTTTTACTCAAGGCTTTTTTGCTGCTTCACCGGTCGTGCTGGTTGGTGCATTGTTGCGTGATTTATTCAGTAAAAATGAATTATCTAAAACCATGTCCACCATCACTTTAGTGTTTATGGTTGCCCCATTGCTCGCCCCGATTATTGGCGGCTATTTAATTCGCTTTTTCCACTGGCATTCCATTTTCTATGTCATTGCCTTTATGGGCTTATTAAGCATATTGATGGTCTTTTTTATTATTCCGGAAACACATGCTAAAGAAAAACGAATTCCGCTGCATTTAAATATCATTGCACGTAATTTTGTCGCGCTGTGGAAACAAAAAGAAGTCTTAGGTTACATGTTCACCTCCTCTTTCGGTTTTGCCGGAATGTTTACCTTTATTACATCTGGATCTATTGTTTATATTGGTCTTTATGGCGTGGCACCGGAAAATTTCGGTTATTTCTTTATGTTGAACATTCTCGTGATGACCGTCGGCTCTGTCCTCAACGGTAAATTGGTAACAAAATTAGGCGCCGAAAAATTATTACAATGGGGATTGGCAGTGCAAGTCGTTTCCGGTATTTTTTTATTACTTATCGCCTTATTTGACTTAAACTTCTGGATCATGGCAATCGCTATCGCGTTATTTGTGGGGCAAAACTCCTTAATCTCCTCCAATTCCATGGCATCTATTTTGGAAAAATTCCCCAATATGGCAGGTACTGCCAATTCCATGGTCGGCAGCATTCGTTTTGCTATCGGCGCCAGTATCGGTTCTCTAGTGGCTTTAATGGAAATGAAAACTGCCGCACCAATGTTGATAACCATGGGATTGTGCGCCCTTATCGCACTTGCCTGTTATTACTTCCTTACTTATCGCCATCTTGACTATTAGAGGAAAAATTATGGCATTAATTCGTTGTCCGGAATGTCGGTGTAAAATCAGTGAAAATGCACCCGCTTGTCCTCATTGCGGCTTTTCCTTTGCACCAAAAGATTTGGAAATATATAAGCAAAAACTAGATCAGCGACGTTTAGCCAATCAAGAAATTAACCGCAAAAGCGTCAAATTGCATCTCACATGGCTGGCAATTTTTGCCTTCATTATCGCCCTTGCTGCCTTATGGCAACATGGATAACGCAAAAGTGCGGTCATTTTTTAGCACGTTTTCATATAAAAAAGAGGGTATTGATCAAAAATCAATACCCTTTTTGTTAGCTCAAAAACTGAAATTATAATACGTTAACGCAGTTCAAATCTTCAAAAGATTGTTCTAAGCGTTTAGACATGGATTCTTCCGCTTTGCGTAACCATACGCGTGGATCGTAGTATTTTTTATTCGG
This sequence is a window from [Pasteurella] mairii. Protein-coding genes within it:
- the rsuA gene encoding ribosomal small subunit pseudouridine synthase A is translated as MRLDKFLSEHTQLTRSQATKALRQSAVTINGKIEKSGATKVSPEDEIYFAGEKLTWLERGQYFMLYKPEGYVCSHDDGDYPTIYQFFDYPIAAKLHCAGRLDVDTTGLVLLTDDGQWSHRVTSPKHHCEKTYLVTLADPVETFYQAEIEKGILLRGEKTPTKPAILEILDDYNVNLTISEGRYHQVKRMFAALGNKVVGLHRWKIGAIMLDDNLSEGEFRPLSEAEIAVFNQGSRS
- a CDS encoding membrane protein gives rise to the protein MALIRCPECRCKISENAPACPHCGFSFAPKDLEIYKQKLDQRRLANQEINRKSVKLHLTWLAIFAFIIALAALWQHG
- the bcr_1 gene encoding bicyclomycin/multidrug efflux system protein; the encoded protein is MNQTTKASFIFILTLGILSMLPPLSVDMYLPAFLKIAQDLNITPEQVQHTLTFFAYGMATGQLFWGPFGDSFGRKPIILFGVSVAAIAAFLLTDIETIGNFTTLRFTQGFFAASPVVLVGALLRDLFSKNELSKTMSTITLVFMVAPLLAPIIGGYLIRFFHWHSIFYVIAFMGLLSILMVFFIIPETHAKEKRIPLHLNIIARNFVALWKQKEVLGYMFTSSFGFAGMFTFITSGSIVYIGLYGVAPENFGYFFMLNILVMTVGSVLNGKLVTKLGAEKLLQWGLAVQVVSGIFLLLIALFDLNFWIMAIAIALFVGQNSLISSNSMASILEKFPNMAGTANSMVGSIRFAIGASIGSLVALMEMKTAAPMLITMGLCALIALACYYFLTYRHLDY